One segment of Falco rusticolus isolate bFalRus1 chromosome 3, bFalRus1.pri, whole genome shotgun sequence DNA contains the following:
- the ERRFI1 gene encoding ERBB receptor feedback inhibitor 1 produces MSTAGVAAQEMGVPLKAGFLHTGQGMGSLKTCWGSHSGFENTFFTVDPIAMAYELSPPAAERFPPVGHSASDACVTDHSFAESCTPVPSQKSSPPPVSPKNEQLISRYEDHLIPGFSKLSLTMGCVSEETPPHMPIKHGPIQFLSPSSNDRSSRPLPPLPVSEDLIPDEMDKEVEFLTSSDTDFLLEDYELPSFKSSAPSRRSFRGCGQINYAYFDTPTGPNPEDANPTQRLNGYVSSIYPPPQQLHRRLRRSHSGPAGSLNKPVVRLSGHLNRSSPNSDEDKPEVPPRVPIPPRALKPDYRRWSAEVASSAYSDEDRPPKVPPREPLSRSNSRTPSPKSLPSYLNGVMPPTQSFAPDPKYVSSKALQRQNSEGSSNRVPCILPIIENGKKASSTHYYLLPERPPYLDKYEKFFREAEESSSSTGVQSWSGDCTATSAPAKLDSKPRVDIAGHLKRKHLSYVVSP; encoded by the exons ATGTCAACGGCAGGAGTGGCTGCTCAGGAGATGGGAGTCCCGTTAAAAGCCGGATTTCTTCACACTGGTCAAGGCATGGGGAGTCTGAAAACCTGCTGGGGCAGCCACAGCGGCTTTGAGAA tactTTCTTTACCGTGGACCCTATAGCGATGGCGTATGAGCTGAGCCCACCGGCGGCGGAGCGGTTCCCACCCGTTG GGCACTCTGCCAGTGACGCTTGCGTGACCGACCACAGCTTTGCTGAAAGCTGCACCCCAGTCCCGTCTCAGAAATCCAGCCCACCTCCTGTAAGCCCCAAAAATGAACAGCTGATTTCAAGATATGAAGACCATCTCATCCCTGGCTTTAGTAAACTGTCGTTAACTATGGgctgtgtttctgaagaaacaCCTCCTCACATGCCAATAAAACATGGGCCAATTCAGTTTCTGTCTCCATCTTCCAATGACCGTAGCTCCAGACCGCTTCCCCCTCTGCCTGTTTCTGAAGACCTTATTCCCGATGAGATGGACAAAGAGGTGGAGTTCCTGACTAGCTCAGATACCGACTTCTTATTAGAAGATTATGAACTTCCCTCTTTTAAATCCAGTGCTCCGAGCCGGCGGAGCTTTAGGGGCTGTGGGCAGATCAACTACGCATACTTTGATACTCCAACAGGACCAAACCCAGAAGATGCCAACCCTACACAACGCCTAAATGGATACGTATCCAGTATTTATCCTCCTCCGCAGCAGCTGCATCGACGTTTGCGAAGGTCCCATTCTGGGCCAGCTGGATCTCTTAATAAACCAGTAGTAAGACTATCTGGACACTTAAACAGATCTTCACCGAATTCCGATGAAGATAAACCAGAGGTTCCACCAAGGGTTCCCATACCTCCAAGGGCTCTCAAACCGGATTACAGAAGGTGGTCAGCAGAAGTTGCTTCTAGCGCATACAGCGATGAAGACAGGCCTCCAAAAGTGCCCCCAAGAGAACCTTTGTCACGCAGCAATTCCCGTACGCCAAGTCCCAAAAGCCTGCCGTCATACCTCAATGGGGTTATGCCCCCCACCCAGAGTTTTGCACCTGATCCCAAGTACGTCAGCAGCAAAGCtctgcaaagacaaaacagtGAAGGATCTTCCAACAGGGTCCCTTGCATTCTTCCGATCATTGAGAATGGTAAGAAGGCCAGTTCAACACACTACTATCTGCTGCCTGAAAGGCCTCCATATTTGGACAAGTATGAGAAATtcttcagagaagcagaagaaagtagTTCTAGCACCGGGGTTCAGTCCTGGTCTGGTGACTGCACAGCCACTTCAGCCCCAGCAAAACTGGACTCAAAGCCTAGAGTGGACATAGCTGGTCATCTGAAACGAAAACACCTGTCTTACGTGGTTTCCCCGTAG